From the genome of Pseudomonadota bacterium:
CCGATCGGGTGCGCGCAGCGCCTGCGCGGCGCCGTCGTTCACCACCACAAGCGCGCTGCCGGCGGGCGCTGCGGCAAGCCAGCGTCTGGGCTGGGTGGCGGGTGTTGGGTCTGCGGGAAATACCGTGCCATGCCCGGAACCTGAGCAAATATCGCTGATGACCTTCGGACGCCGGCCGTGGGCAATCCAAACCTCGGTTCCCAGCCGCGCCAGTCGCTGCGCGCTGCGGACCTTGCTGGCAATGCCGCCCCGACCAAATTCGGACCGATCCTCCCCCTGTTTTGGCTGAACCGACTGGCCATCCCAGGTCTTGATGAGCCGACTGCCCGGGGCGCCGGGCGGTCCGTCGTACACCCCTTCGACGTTGGTCAGCATGATCAGCTGCGAAGCGCCCAGCATCGACGCGAGCAGGGCGGCCAGCTCGTCGTTGTCGGTAAACATCAGCTCGGTGACCGAAACCACGTCGTTTTCATTGACCACCGGCACAACACCATGCTTCAGCGCGCTCACCAGACAGCCTCGCATGTTGAGGTAATGTCGGCGGGTCGCAAAATCATCTCGGGTGGCCAGCACCTGGGCCACCTGTCGGTCGTGCTCGCCAAACGCATTCTGATAAAAAGCCATTAGCCGCGTTTGTCCCATGGCGGCGAGCAGCTGGCGACGCTGGACCGGGTTTCGTTCGGTCGGCACGGACGCCGGGGCCACGGCCAAGCCGAGCGCGACTGCGCCGGACGATACCAGCACCGTGGGCTGGCCCTGCGCAGTCAGTCGGGCAATCTGCTCGACAATGGCGTTGAGATGCGTTTCGTCCAGCAGGCCGTTACCGTCCCGGGCGACCGCGCTGCCCAGCTTGACGATGATCGGGGCGTTGGCTGAGCCAGCGCTTCCCGCGGACTTTTGACTTGCGCTCACAGCGGTGCTTTCCTGATTTCTATGGGTACGCAGACAGCCTCACAGTACATCACCGTGGCGGGCCACCAGGCGCTAAAAGCGGAGTTTGAACGACTCTGGCGCCGGGAGCGACCCCTGGTGACCAAAGCGCTCGGCGAGGCGGCGGCCGAAGGCGACCGGTCGGAGAACGCGGAGTATATCTACCGCAAGAAGCAGCTGCGCGAAATGGACCGACGGATTCGCTATCTCAGCAAGCGGCTGGACGTGCTGCAGGTCGTGTCCGAGCGGCCCCGGGACGTGAGCCGGGTCTTTTTTGCCGCCCGCGTGACGTTGGAAGATGCCGAGGGTCGGCGCCGGGACTTTCAGCTGGTGGGGGCCGACGAAACGCTGGCGGAGGCGGGGCGGATCAGCATCGACTCGCCGATGGCGCGGGCGCTGCTGGGGCGCCGCGTAGGTGATGTGGTGGTGGTGCAGACGCCCCGCGGCGACGATGAATACGAGGTGCTGGAGATCGAATATCCTGATCCCGAGATCAGCTCATACGTCTGAAATCGGGCGTGGGGTAAACCGGTCCGAAGTGAGAACCTCTGTCTCTCTTTTAAAGTCAGCCACTACCGCTTATAGTTCGCGCAGGTTGGGCATTGGGAACCTCATTCATGGGACTGTCAGCAGAAAAGATCGACAAGGTTCGTCACGAGTTCGAGTACTTCGACAGCGACAGCAGCGGCTATCTGGATAGCAACGAATTTCGGCTGATGTTCAAGGTCATCGCGCCGGAAGCGAGCCGCAAAGAGTGCGACGAGGCTTTCGCCGCAATCGATGACGACGGTTCGGGAAAAATTGAGTTCGACGAGTTTCTGGAATGGTGGGAGAGCAACTGGTCGGTTTACTGAAACGACCCCCGATCGATCGGCTCAAGTCAGGCCTGCAGCTTGCGCTGTGGTCCTGCCTGCTAAGCCTCCCTGCGCTGCTGCTGGCCGGCGGTTGCGCTAGCCGCCCGCCGGCGGATACCGGCAGCATTTGCGCCATCTTTACCGAAAAGCCCCGCTGGTACCGAGCGGCACTCAAGTCTCAGAAGCGCTGGGGCACGCCGGTCCATATTCAGATGGCCATCATTCACCAGGAATCCCGCTTTGAGGCCAAAGCTGCGCCGCCACGGCGTCGGCTGCTCGGCATTATTCCCACAACGCGCCCGTCCAGCGCCTACGGCTACGCCCAGGTGAAAGACGAAACCTGGGACTGGTATCGCAAAGACACCGGGCAGGGCGGCGCGGACCGCGACAGCTTTGCTGACGCGATCGACTTTGTCGGCTGGTACACCGACGTCTCGCGTAAGCGCGTTGGGCTGTCCAAGTGGGACCCTTACGGTCAGTACCTGGCCTATCACGAGGGGCACGGGGGCTACGAGCGGCGTTCTTACGAGGCCAAGCCGTGGCTGATGGACGTGGCGCAGAAAGTGGATCACCGCGCCCGCGAGTGGGGCGCGCAGCTCAAGCGCTGTGAGGATGGCCTGGACAAAGGCGGCTGGTGGCCGTTCGGCGCCTGAACGCCGCGGTACGCTAGAGCTTCGGCGGCTCGCTGATCCGCGGACTCTCCCAGCTTCCCGTGGCGGTCACCCGCCGATAAAACCTTCTCAGATGACGCCCGATCCGGCCTGTGGTGCTCGACGGCAGTACGACGCTGGCCAGCAGCGCCGGCAGCGCTCGAAACAGCCAGAGTTGAGTGTGTCCCAGGATGCACGCCATGCCCCGAAAGTGTTTGGCGCAAAACCGGTGGTGGGAAATGGTCACCTCGGCTCGTGTCATGGCGCGAAGCTCCGCGCTGCTCCGGCTTGCCCCACCGTGGTGGTGGATAATCGAGAAATCGTTGAGCAGCCGGCAGCTGATGCCGGCATCACGCGAACGCCGACACAGGTCGACGTCTTCTGAGTACATAAAAAACTGCTCATCCCAGCCGCCGACCAGGTCGAACGTGCCCCGAGGGATCATCAGGAACGAGCCGGAGACCCAGTCCAAGCGACCCTCAACTCGACGGCCGGGCATGTGCCTCAGAACGCTGAGGGCGAGGCGTCCCGGCCCGCCCAGGCCCCACCAGGGGGCAAAGTCCCCGCCGACTTTGCGCGGCGAGCCGTCTTCGCCCTGCTGCGTGACTGTGGTAATTTGTGACTTTTCGCCCGCGGTCCGCCAGACGTCTGCAATGGCCTGGTCACGATCGATGCAGTCGGGGTTAAGAAACAGCAGGCATTGACCGGTCGCGCTCCGGGCGCCGAGGTTGCAGCCGCCGGCAAAACCTCGGTTGGCGCCGTTCTCAACCCACTGGACCCACGGGTAGGCGGCGCTGAACTGGTCGAGCTCACCGTCGTCCGAACGGTTGTCAACGACAATGATTTCGGTCTTTGGTGATTCGGTTGCGAGATAGCGCAGGGAATCGAGACATTCGCGCAGATGCCGCCAGGCGCGAAAATTCACGATGATCACCGACAGGTCCACAGCGATGGCGCTTAGGGTCGGTTAACGCATTTGATGATGATGCCGGTCTGATCGTCATCCGCCGGCAGCTGATCCAAAAACCGGGTCACGGCGCCGTCGATGGCGTCGAGGATCTGCTGCGCGTTCTTTTGCGCATTCACCCGGATCAGTTGCTCGATCCGCGGCAGGCCAAACCGTTCGCCGTCGCTGGCTTTGGTCTCGAAGGCACCGTCCGAGATGATCGCCATGATGTCGCCCGGCTCGAGCTGGATGGTGCTCGACTCAGGCGTCACGTCGGGAAGGACGCCGAGCGGCGGCGCATCGGCTTCCATCACCTCGAAGGTTCCACTGGCCGCTCGGTAGCACAGGATCGGCGCCTGTCCGGCGCTAAACACCTGGAGCCGACCGCTACCGGGAAACAGAACGCCCAT
Proteins encoded in this window:
- the proB gene encoding glutamate 5-kinase; this encodes MSASQKSAGSAGSANAPIIVKLGSAVARDGNGLLDETHLNAIVEQIARLTAQGQPTVLVSSGAVALGLAVAPASVPTERNPVQRRQLLAAMGQTRLMAFYQNAFGEHDRQVAQVLATRDDFATRRHYLNMRGCLVSALKHGVVPVVNENDVVSVTELMFTDNDELAALLASMLGASQLIMLTNVEGVYDGPPGAPGSRLIKTWDGQSVQPKQGEDRSEFGRGGIASKVRSAQRLARLGTEVWIAHGRRPKVISDICSGSGHGTVFPADPTPATQPRRWLAAAPAGSALVVVNDGAAQALRAPDRLASLLPVGISELAGHFERGDIVTIVDTSRRPIGYGRAEYSSETAAQRLGKQRQKPLIHYDYLYIEP
- the greB gene encoding transcription elongation factor GreB, whose amino-acid sequence is MGTQTASQYITVAGHQALKAEFERLWRRERPLVTKALGEAAAEGDRSENAEYIYRKKQLREMDRRIRYLSKRLDVLQVVSERPRDVSRVFFAARVTLEDAEGRRRDFQLVGADETLAEAGRISIDSPMARALLGRRVGDVVVVQTPRGDDEYEVLEIEYPDPEISSYV
- a CDS encoding EF-hand domain-containing protein, with the translated sequence MGLSAEKIDKVRHEFEYFDSDSSGYLDSNEFRLMFKVIAPEASRKECDEAFAAIDDDGSGKIEFDEFLEWWESNWSVY
- a CDS encoding transglycosylase SLT domain-containing protein; protein product: MVGEQLVGLLKRPPIDRLKSGLQLALWSCLLSLPALLLAGGCASRPPADTGSICAIFTEKPRWYRAALKSQKRWGTPVHIQMAIIHQESRFEAKAAPPRRRLLGIIPTTRPSSAYGYAQVKDETWDWYRKDTGQGGADRDSFADAIDFVGWYTDVSRKRVGLSKWDPYGQYLAYHEGHGGYERRSYEAKPWLMDVAQKVDHRAREWGAQLKRCEDGLDKGGWWPFGA
- a CDS encoding glycosyltransferase family 2 protein; this encodes MDLSVIIVNFRAWRHLRECLDSLRYLATESPKTEIIVVDNRSDDGELDQFSAAYPWVQWVENGANRGFAGGCNLGARSATGQCLLFLNPDCIDRDQAIADVWRTAGEKSQITTVTQQGEDGSPRKVGGDFAPWWGLGGPGRLALSVLRHMPGRRVEGRLDWVSGSFLMIPRGTFDLVGGWDEQFFMYSEDVDLCRRSRDAGISCRLLNDFSIIHHHGGASRSSAELRAMTRAEVTISHHRFCAKHFRGMACILGHTQLWLFRALPALLASVVLPSSTTGRIGRHLRRFYRRVTATGSWESPRISEPPKL